A genomic stretch from Limanda limanda chromosome 11, fLimLim1.1, whole genome shotgun sequence includes:
- the LOC133014778 gene encoding TYRO protein tyrosine kinase-binding protein-like produces MSEGVCVVGSLFGSAVGQQECESCYLINMGSVVGIIASDLILTIFIAVSVFFFATYHRRRREWASPDGRRNLPSSVSKKNAAEVPESPYQELHGAQSDVYSELQHFRK; encoded by the exons ATGTCTgaaggtgtttgtgttgtgggtTCGTTGTTTG GTTCTGCAGTGGGACAACAAG AATGTGAGTCCTGTTACCTTATAAACATGGGGTCTGTGGTGGGCATTATTGCCTCTGACCTTATCTTGACCATCTTCATCGCTGTCTCCGTGTTCTTCTTCGCGACTtatcacaggaggaggagagagtgggcTTCTCCTGATG gaagaagaaaccTGCCGTCATCTGTATCAAAGAAAAATGCAGCAGAGGTACCAGAATCTCCCTACCAG GAGTTACATGGAGCCCAGTCAGATGTGTACAGTGAGCTTCAGCACTTTAGGAAATGA